In Clostridia bacterium, one genomic interval encodes:
- the gap gene encoding type I glyceraldehyde-3-phosphate dehydrogenase yields MSKNVAKVGINGFGRIGRLVLRASLNNPDVQVVAVNDPFLDLEYAAYMFKYDTIHGRFNGSVEVKGDKLVINGNEVAFFAEKDPANIKWAEVGAEYIAESTGVFTTIETASAHLKAGAKKVVITAPSKDAPMFVMGVNNDTYTKDLTIISNASCTTNCLAPLAKVINDKFGLEQGLMTTVHSTTATQKTVDGPSKKDWRGGRAAAGNIIPSSTGAAKAVGKVIPSLNGKLTGMSFRVPTLDVSVVDLTCTLKTATTYEEICKVIKEACETTMKGIMAYTEDDVVSSDFIGDPHTSIFDAKAGIMLNDKFVKLVAWYDNEWGYSNKVVDLIAYAASVDAK; encoded by the coding sequence ATGTCAAAAAATGTTGCAAAAGTCGGTATTAACGGCTTCGGCAGAATAGGCAGACTTGTTTTGCGTGCATCACTTAACAATCCTGATGTTCAAGTAGTTGCAGTAAATGACCCTTTCCTTGATTTGGAATATGCTGCTTATATGTTCAAATATGATACCATTCATGGAAGATTTAATGGCAGTGTAGAAGTTAAAGGTGATAAACTTGTTATTAATGGAAATGAAGTTGCTTTCTTCGCTGAAAAAGATCCCGCAAATATAAAGTGGGCTGAAGTTGGCGCAGAATATATTGCTGAATCAACAGGCGTATTTACAACAATTGAAACAGCAAGTGCACACTTAAAAGCTGGGGCAAAGAAGGTTGTTATTACTGCTCCTTCTAAAGATGCTCCTATGTTTGTTATGGGCGTTAACAACGACACATATACAAAGGATCTTACAATTATCAGCAATGCAAGCTGCACAACAAACTGCTTGGCTCCTTTGGCAAAGGTTATAAATGATAAATTTGGACTTGAACAAGGACTTATGACTACTGTTCACTCAACAACAGCTACTCAAAAGACTGTTGACGGACCTTCTAAGAAGGACTGGAGAGGTGGCAGAGCTGCTGCCGGCAACATAATTCCTTCATCTACTGGTGCTGCTAAGGCAGTAGGCAAGGTAATTCCTAGCCTTAATGGTAAGTTAACTGGTATGTCATTCAGAGTGCCTACTTTGGATGTATCAGTAGTTGACCTTACTTGCACTTTGAAGACTGCTACAACTTATGAAGAAATCTGCAAAGTTATAAAAGAAGCTTGCGAAACTACAATGAAAGGCATTATGGCTTATACTGAAGACGATGTTGTATCTTCTGATTTTATCGGAGATCCTCATACATCAATCTTTGATGCAAAAGCAGGCATTATGCTTAATGACAAATTCGTTAAGCTCGTAGCTTGGTATGATAATGAGTGGGGTTATTCAAACAAAGTCGTTGACTTGATTGCTTATGCTGCTTCAGTTGACGCAAAATAA